The genomic stretch CGTCGATACCCTGCAAGATTTTTTAACCCTTCTCGATGGAATTCCCATGGACAAGGTGACAACCGCCATGACCATCAATCCGCCTGCCACTGTCATCTGGGCCATGTATTGCGCTGTTGCTGATTTGAAAGGTATCCCGTTGACCAAAGTATCCGGAACCATTCAGAACGACATGCTCAAGGAATTCATTGCACAGAAGACCTTGATGTGTCCCCTCGATCCATCAGTTAAACTTGTCTGTGATGCTGTGGAATTTGGTGTGAAGTACGTCCCGAATTGGAACACTATTTCCATCAGCGGGTACCACATCAGGGAGGCAGGCTCCACGGCGGTTCAGGAACTTGCTTTCACCTTGCGTGACGGAATAGAATATGTTGATGCTGTAATCCGAAGAAAGGGACTCGAAGTTGATTCATTTGCATCGAGACTTTCCTTCTTCTTCAACTCCCAAATTGACTTCTTTGAAGAAATTGCGAAGCTTCGGGCAGCAAGGAGGATGTGGGCAAGGATTATGCGTGACCGCTTCAAAGCCAGGAAGCCCCGGTCTTGGTGGATGCGTTTCCACACACAGACCGCGGGCTGCTCTCTCACTGCCCAGCAGCCTTACAATAACCTTGTCCGAACAGCACTGGAAGCCCTGGCGGCTGTCCTTGGAGGAACCCAGTCTCTCCATACAAATTCGTTGTGCGAGGTTCTTAGTCTTCCCTCTGACCATGACTTGCAGCTTGCTCTCCGGACCCAGCAGATCATCGCAGAGGAAACAGGGGTGGCCAATACAATTGATCCGCTTGCCGGTTCCTATTTTGTAGAAGCACTCACAAATGAATTGGAACAGCAGGCCTGGGACTACATCTACAGGATCGACAGGATGGGCGGCATGGTAGTCGCTATCGAAAAGGGTTTCCCACAGTTGGAGATAGCTGATGCAGCTTACAAGTTCCAAAGGCAGATTGATGCTGGCGAAAAAATTATGATTGGGGTGAATAAATATAATTCAAATGGGAAAATATCCATAAAACCCGTTGAGGTGGAGGATACTCTGGAAATCGAGCAGATAAAACGTTTAAACATGGTTCGAAGGAAGCGGAACAATAAAGCTGTGAAAAAATGTCTCAAGAATCTCAAAAATGCCTGCGAGAAGGGCAAGAATGTCATGCCCTACTGTATAGAGGCAGTGAAAGACCTTACAACCATCCAGGAGATTTGCGATATATACCGTGAGGTCTACGGCGAGTATCCTGATCCAGGTTACTATTGATAATGCCTTCTATTTTACTGTATACTTTAAAATCAATAACTCACGATCTTGGCTGCTTTCTATGTGATGAATGCGCAATATCTGAAAAGCGCCTTTTTCGAATATGTTGTAAGATTGCTTCGCTTCTCCCGTAATGAAGACATGATTATTTTTCAAACGTCTTATAGTGATTAAAATGATTAAGACAGTCAGAAGACATGATCGCGA from Deltaproteobacteria bacterium encodes the following:
- a CDS encoding methylmalonyl-CoA mutase family protein, translated to MYFAKELLDQSSSLQKKWEDEVRKRVSKDHDEKSHWTTISGLEIKRLYTPEDIKGIDFVRDIGYPGQFPFLRGNQVTGYRGKYWTYRMLSGMGTAEETNRRWHKFLKEGQTGLSIPFDFPTLMGYDTDSPKARGECGKCGVAVDTLQDFLTLLDGIPMDKVTTAMTINPPATVIWAMYCAVADLKGIPLTKVSGTIQNDMLKEFIAQKTLMCPLDPSVKLVCDAVEFGVKYVPNWNTISISGYHIREAGSTAVQELAFTLRDGIEYVDAVIRRKGLEVDSFASRLSFFFNSQIDFFEEIAKLRAARRMWARIMRDRFKARKPRSWWMRFHTQTAGCSLTAQQPYNNLVRTALEALAAVLGGTQSLHTNSLCEVLSLPSDHDLQLALRTQQIIAEETGVANTIDPLAGSYFVEALTNELEQQAWDYIYRIDRMGGMVVAIEKGFPQLEIADAAYKFQRQIDAGEKIMIGVNKYNSNGKISIKPVEVEDTLEIEQIKRLNMVRRKRNNKAVKKCLKNLKNACEKGKNVMPYCIEAVKDLTTIQEICDIYREVYGEYPDPGYY